A genomic stretch from Candidatus Amarolinea dominans includes:
- a CDS encoding polysaccharide biosynthesis tyrosine autokinase, with product MPDFIFFAHFLRRRAWLLLAAPILYGLVAFGWSQRLAPVYQAQAMLQVSPASLSSGDIGAIAASERLASTYAQIIVQPATLEATIARLSQDGAAPTWPLAVTAEPIRETQLIRLRVEGPSPAAAAQVADAVAQTFIETNRMRQVARFAASKTNLEQQMAALETQIKQEAAGSASSEVLSRLRQSLSALTASYETVRLAEAQASDNVTVVQPARASARPLRPRPLFNALAAAIVGLTMALAAALLLEALDDRLNSAERVTAAIALPVLAAVGRSSSLDQSGLVVSQAPHSAAAEAYRMLRANLRFTSLDRPLRTLSVVSAEPGEGKTTTAANLAVALAHAGQRVILVDADLRRPRLHTVFGVSNNLGLTTALLPDGGPLTAHLQPTAVPGLHLLTSGPQPPNPAELIGSERMVALLSDLRQAADVIVLDTPPVLAVADAALLAHASDATLLVVDAQGTRRRSAQRAMALLTTAGAHVVGAVLNRLPLPAGTYGQYYGPTAP from the coding sequence GTGCCTGATTTCATCTTTTTCGCTCATTTTCTGCGCCGGCGAGCCTGGCTGCTGCTGGCTGCGCCGATCCTGTACGGCCTGGTCGCCTTTGGCTGGAGCCAGCGCCTCGCCCCTGTCTATCAAGCCCAAGCCATGCTGCAGGTCAGCCCAGCCAGCCTGAGCAGCGGGGACATCGGCGCCATTGCGGCCAGCGAACGCCTGGCTTCCACCTACGCGCAGATTATCGTGCAGCCGGCCACCCTGGAGGCCACGATTGCCCGCCTGAGCCAGGACGGCGCCGCGCCCACCTGGCCTTTGGCTGTGACCGCCGAACCGATTCGCGAGACACAGTTGATCCGTCTGCGCGTCGAAGGCCCGTCACCGGCCGCGGCCGCGCAGGTGGCTGATGCTGTGGCGCAGACGTTCATCGAAACCAACCGCATGCGCCAAGTGGCCCGCTTTGCCGCGTCCAAGACCAATCTGGAGCAGCAGATGGCGGCGCTGGAGACGCAAATCAAGCAGGAGGCGGCGGGCAGCGCCAGCTCGGAGGTGCTTTCACGCCTGCGCCAGTCGCTGAGTGCGCTGACTGCCAGCTATGAGACGGTGCGCCTGGCCGAGGCGCAGGCCAGCGATAACGTGACGGTGGTGCAACCGGCGCGTGCCTCGGCCCGACCGCTGCGCCCGCGCCCGCTGTTCAATGCCCTGGCGGCCGCGATCGTGGGCCTGACGATGGCCCTGGCCGCCGCGCTGCTGTTGGAAGCGCTGGATGATCGGCTCAACAGCGCCGAACGAGTCACTGCGGCCATTGCCCTGCCCGTTCTCGCCGCCGTGGGGCGCAGCAGCAGCCTGGACCAGAGCGGACTGGTGGTCAGCCAGGCCCCTCATTCGGCGGCGGCCGAGGCCTACCGCATGTTGCGCGCCAATTTGCGTTTCACCAGCCTGGACCGGCCCCTGCGCACGCTCAGCGTGGTCAGCGCGGAGCCGGGTGAGGGCAAAACCACCACGGCCGCCAACCTGGCCGTGGCCCTGGCGCACGCGGGCCAGCGCGTCATCCTGGTGGATGCCGATCTGCGCCGCCCGCGCCTGCACACCGTGTTTGGCGTCAGCAACAACCTGGGCCTGACCACCGCCTTGCTGCCCGACGGCGGCCCGCTGACAGCCCATCTGCAGCCGACGGCCGTGCCTGGCCTGCACCTGCTGACCAGCGGACCGCAGCCGCCCAATCCGGCTGAACTGATCGGCTCCGAGCGCATGGTTGCGCTGCTGTCTGACCTGCGCCAGGCGGCCGATGTGATCGTACTCGATACGCCGCCCGTGCTGGCGGTGGCAGATGCCGCGCTGCTGGCGCACGCCAGCGACGCCACCCTGCTGGTCGTGGATGCCCAGGGCACCCGGCGCCGGTCCGCACAGCGCGCCATGGCTCTGCTCACGACGGCCGGCGCGCACGTGGTGGGCGCGGTACTCAATCGGCTGCCGCTGCCCGCTGGAACCTATGGGCAGTATTACGGCCCGACCGCCCCTTGA
- a CDS encoding O-antigen ligase family protein produces the protein MNAMLHQVKQSSSIMHPPLVYALLALASLPVALLLTWLGPMWVLAAALAGLGLIVALLTWPASGLWVIILAAGANRYELTIGGFSLYAEYLALALVGTLLAVDVVAGRRRWRWPLTGWPLLAWLVIGLAASLMHAPNVTNSLALWTKLVLVVTIYLVTANLASAEPAPGAPGRWRNLDANQAAWVQMLIGAGVAAFGLLSAVAWPLLHLNLGVVFKTDGGFVPTGSQWEPNIYGSYCLAVALLALPISLLTERLPWRWRLAAWAALTLGLGGLVASLTRTAWLGFALAGSLALIAWAWRHPRTALVAGAGLGLVGLCLVALFGWSDLRFLVPQVDLSSGGALAQRLATFGNLADDGNVWVRGEILRHALSVWPQHPWIGWGIGAYSQVYYYPNANTTSWIPNLFIHQLYNTGILGLGAFVLALALAGWRGFQAWRRSQGLSRAVLGGLLLALVGLLVAFQATEASWLAYFWIYLGLLESAAAPILERAA, from the coding sequence TTGAACGCCATGCTGCACCAGGTCAAGCAATCCTCCTCCATCATGCACCCTCCGCTCGTCTACGCGCTGCTGGCGTTGGCGAGCCTGCCGGTGGCTCTGCTGCTGACGTGGCTTGGCCCCATGTGGGTGTTGGCCGCCGCGCTGGCCGGCCTGGGGCTGATCGTCGCCCTGTTGACGTGGCCGGCGTCCGGGTTGTGGGTCATCATCCTGGCCGCGGGCGCCAACCGCTACGAGCTGACGATTGGCGGCTTCAGCCTTTACGCCGAATACCTGGCGCTGGCCCTGGTCGGCACGCTGCTGGCCGTGGATGTGGTCGCAGGGCGCCGGCGTTGGCGCTGGCCGTTGACCGGCTGGCCCTTGCTCGCCTGGCTGGTCATCGGGCTGGCCGCGTCGCTCATGCACGCGCCCAACGTGACCAACAGTCTGGCGCTTTGGACCAAACTGGTGCTGGTCGTGACGATCTACCTCGTCACCGCTAACCTGGCGTCGGCGGAACCGGCGCCGGGCGCGCCCGGCCGCTGGCGCAACCTGGACGCCAACCAGGCAGCGTGGGTGCAGATGCTCATCGGCGCGGGGGTGGCGGCTTTCGGCCTGCTGAGCGCGGTCGCCTGGCCGCTCCTGCACCTCAACCTGGGCGTCGTCTTCAAGACCGATGGCGGCTTCGTGCCCACCGGCAGCCAGTGGGAGCCAAACATCTACGGTTCCTACTGCCTGGCCGTGGCGCTGCTGGCCCTGCCGATCAGCCTGCTTACGGAGCGACTGCCGTGGCGCTGGCGCCTGGCGGCCTGGGCGGCGCTGACGTTGGGCCTGGGCGGCCTGGTCGCCAGCCTGACGCGCACGGCCTGGCTGGGATTTGCCCTGGCTGGCAGCCTGGCGCTGATCGCCTGGGCCTGGCGGCATCCGCGCACGGCGCTGGTCGCGGGCGCGGGTCTGGGCCTCGTCGGTCTCTGCCTGGTCGCCCTCTTCGGCTGGTCCGACCTGCGTTTTCTCGTGCCACAGGTGGATTTGAGCAGCGGCGGCGCGCTGGCCCAGCGTCTGGCGACCTTCGGCAACCTGGCAGACGATGGCAACGTGTGGGTGCGCGGCGAAATCCTGCGCCACGCGCTCAGCGTGTGGCCGCAGCATCCCTGGATCGGTTGGGGCATCGGCGCGTACAGCCAGGTTTACTACTATCCCAACGCCAACACCACCTCCTGGATTCCCAACCTGTTCATCCATCAACTGTACAACACCGGCATCCTCGGTCTCGGCGCTTTTGTGCTGGCATTGGCGCTGGCCGGCTGGCGCGGTTTCCAGGCCTGGCGTCGCAGTCAGGGCCTGTCGCGTGCCGTGCTAGGAGGACTGCTGCTAGCGCTGGTGGGCCTGCTGGTGGCGTTTCAGGCCACGGAGGCCAGTTGGCTCGCCTACTTCTGGATCTACCTGGGTCTGCTGGAGTCGGCGGCCGCCCCGATCCTGGAGCGCGCCGCATGA
- a CDS encoding glycosyltransferase family 39 protein: protein MKLPGSGPAWMRRDAAFLFILLLAAFVRSIGLNRGLWLDEIANVGMLTRPAIAALFNVEITTARSPLFFALYRPWLALAGDSAVAARWPALLCGVLSVALIWRVARAWAGPRAGYAAALLLALNPLHIWYSQEASFYTFVGALALLVVCLSSPPAPLLSARRRGEGGDRTSPPAPLLSAQRRGEGGDRTSPPAPLLSVRRRLSSPPAPLLSAQRRLSSPPAPLLSARRRGEGGDRTSPPAPLLSVRRRGEGGEVWDGEPGGRWRLLGLGLALLLAASLWTVFLVAALGLWVLIWQRERGRFFLTALALALLLSAPALAVYLAGAAAGWSTPVTRPGLPLAQVAYSLLTLNWGFAVGPPPEALRQALANGAGLRDLLLQHLGWLFLAASPWIILPLLAYRARLPRFSISPLRSPISPLQSPVSNLCSPSSDLQSPSSDLQSPSSDLQSPSSALRSPSSGLQSPSSGLQSPSSGLQSPSSGLQSPASNLRSPSSDLQSPVSPLRSPLSTPPFSPSPPLPLSPSPLSPSPLLRSPLSSSSGSPSPCSAPIC, encoded by the coding sequence ATGAAACTACCGGGTTCAGGGCCAGCGTGGATGCGACGCGACGCGGCGTTTCTCTTCATCCTCCTCCTGGCTGCGTTCGTGCGCAGCATTGGGTTGAATCGGGGCTTGTGGCTGGACGAGATCGCCAACGTCGGCATGCTGACAAGGCCGGCTATTGCGGCGCTTTTCAATGTCGAGATTACGACCGCACGCTCGCCGCTCTTTTTTGCGCTCTATCGGCCCTGGCTGGCGCTGGCGGGCGACAGCGCGGTCGCCGCGCGCTGGCCGGCGCTGCTGTGCGGGGTGCTGAGCGTGGCGTTGATCTGGCGCGTGGCGCGGGCGTGGGCGGGGCCGCGCGCGGGTTACGCGGCGGCGCTGCTGCTGGCGTTGAACCCGCTGCACATCTGGTACAGCCAGGAAGCATCGTTTTATACTTTTGTGGGCGCGTTGGCGCTGTTGGTGGTGTGCCTCTCCTCACCCCCGGCCCCTCTCCTCTCCGCACGGCGGAGAGGAGAGGGGGGAGACCGCACCTCACCCCCGGCCCCTCTCCTCTCCGCACAGCGGAGAGGAGAGGGGGGAGACCGCACCTCACCCCCGGCCCCTCTCCTCTCCGTACGGCGACGCCTCTCCTCACCCCCGGCCCCTCTCCTCTCCGCACAGCGACGCCTCTCCTCACCCCCGGCCCCTCTCCTCTCCGCACGGCGGAGAGGAGAGGGGGGAGACCGCACCTCACCCCCGGCCCCTCTCCTCTCCGTACGGCGGAGAGGAGAGGGGGGAGAGGTATGGGATGGGGAACCTGGTGGGCGCTGGCGGCTGTTGGGGCTTGGCCTGGCGCTGCTGCTGGCCGCGTCGCTGTGGACGGTCTTTCTCGTGGCGGCGCTGGGGTTGTGGGTGCTGATCTGGCAGCGCGAGCGCGGTCGCTTTTTTCTGACGGCGTTGGCGTTGGCGCTGCTGCTGAGCGCGCCCGCGCTGGCCGTTTATCTGGCTGGCGCGGCCGCAGGTTGGTCAACTCCCGTCACGCGGCCGGGGCTGCCGTTGGCGCAGGTGGCCTACTCGCTGCTGACCCTGAACTGGGGCTTTGCGGTTGGCCCGCCGCCGGAGGCGCTGCGCCAGGCGCTCGCCAACGGCGCGGGGCTGCGCGACCTGCTGCTGCAACACCTGGGCTGGCTCTTCCTCGCCGCGTCACCCTGGATCATCCTTCCCCTACTCGCCTATCGCGCCCGGCTGCCTCGATTCTCGATCTCCCCTCTCCGCTCTCCAATCTCCCCTCTCCAATCTCCGGTCTCCAATCTCTGCTCTCCGTCCTCCGATCTCCAATCTCCGTCCTCCGATCTCCAATCTCCGTCCTCCGATCTCCAATCTCCGTCCTCCGCTCTCCGCTCTCCGTCCTCCGGTCTCCAATCTCCGTCCTCCGGTCTCCAATCTCCGTCCTCCGGTCTCCAATCTCCGTCCTCCGGTCTCCAATCTCCGGCCTCCAATCTCCGCTCTCCCTCCTCCGATCTCCAATCTCCGGTCTCCCCTCTCCGCTCTCCACTCTCCACTCCCCCCTTCTCCCCCTCTCCCCCTCTCCCCCTCTCCCCCTCTCCCCTCTCCCCTTCTCCCCTTCTCCGCTCTCCGCTCTCCTCCTCCTCTGGCTCACCATCCCCCTGCTCGGCGCCAATCTGCTGA
- a CDS encoding aspartate aminotransferase family protein, whose translation MSESAHLPTHGNTKEAILARMASLRDHDVNWRAGRAWSLVFSAGDEVSELLQAAYTMFFAENGLNPTAFPSLRRFETDVVAMTGHLLGAANAGDDIVGNMTSGGTESLLLAVKTARDWARSRRPAIRTPEMVLPITAHPALAKAAHYFGVTAVYVPVRADFRADVAAMTAAITPNTILLVGSAPSYPQGVVDPIRELGQVALARGLLLHVDACVGGMMLPFARRLGYAVPPFDLSVPGVTSLSVDLHKYGYAAKGASVILYRGADLRRFQFFVQTAWPGGIYPSPTMTGTRPGGAIAAAWAVMNYLGESGYVNLAAQVMAAARKLKQGINATPGLHVLGSPDMSVLAIGSTRLDIYDVGDELTLAGWHLDRQQSPPSLHMTVNMAHVAVTDSFLADLAHAVQQVSQPDARRRLAAGGLRVAQKVVHALPPRLVTRLTSVASRTLGQGSGLSGRTAPMYGLIGSLPSQDNVDDLVLDLLDQLTRPTLES comes from the coding sequence ATGAGTGAATCAGCACACCTGCCCACCCACGGAAACACGAAAGAAGCCATTCTGGCCCGCATGGCGTCGTTGCGCGACCATGATGTGAACTGGCGCGCGGGACGGGCCTGGAGCCTGGTCTTCAGCGCGGGCGACGAGGTCAGCGAACTGCTGCAGGCGGCGTACACCATGTTCTTCGCCGAAAATGGCCTCAACCCCACCGCGTTCCCCAGTCTGCGCCGCTTCGAAACCGACGTCGTCGCGATGACCGGCCATCTGCTGGGCGCGGCGAACGCCGGTGATGACATCGTCGGCAATATGACCTCCGGCGGCACCGAGAGCCTGCTGCTGGCGGTCAAAACGGCCCGTGATTGGGCGCGCAGCCGCCGGCCCGCCATTCGCACGCCAGAGATGGTGCTGCCGATCACCGCGCATCCGGCCCTGGCCAAAGCCGCCCACTATTTTGGCGTGACCGCCGTCTATGTCCCGGTGCGCGCCGACTTCCGCGCAGACGTGGCCGCGATGACCGCTGCGATCACGCCCAACACCATCCTGCTGGTCGGTTCGGCCCCGTCGTATCCCCAGGGCGTGGTTGACCCCATTCGTGAGCTGGGCCAGGTCGCGCTGGCGCGGGGGCTGCTGCTGCACGTGGATGCCTGCGTGGGCGGCATGATGCTGCCGTTCGCCCGCCGCCTGGGCTATGCCGTCCCGCCCTTCGATCTCAGCGTGCCCGGCGTCACCTCCCTTTCGGTTGACCTGCACAAGTATGGCTACGCGGCCAAAGGCGCCTCGGTCATTCTCTATCGCGGCGCTGACCTGCGCCGCTTTCAGTTCTTCGTGCAAACCGCCTGGCCCGGCGGCATCTACCCGTCACCCACCATGACCGGCACGCGACCGGGCGGCGCCATCGCCGCAGCCTGGGCGGTGATGAATTACCTCGGCGAATCCGGTTATGTCAATCTTGCCGCACAGGTGATGGCCGCCGCGCGCAAACTCAAGCAGGGCATCAACGCCACGCCTGGTCTGCATGTGCTGGGCAGCCCCGATATGAGCGTCCTGGCGATCGGCTCCACGCGCCTGGACATCTACGACGTTGGCGATGAGTTGACCCTGGCCGGTTGGCACCTGGACCGCCAGCAGTCGCCGCCCAGCCTGCACATGACCGTGAACATGGCGCACGTGGCGGTCACCGATTCATTCTTAGCCGATCTGGCCCACGCGGTGCAGCAGGTCAGCCAGCCGGACGCCCGACGCCGCCTGGCCGCCGGCGGACTGCGCGTGGCGCAAAAGGTCGTTCATGCCTTACCGCCGCGCCTGGTCACGCGCCTGACCAGCGTGGCCTCACGCACATTGGGACAGGGCAGCGGCCTGTCCGGTCGCACCGCGCCGATGTATGGCCTGATTGGCTCCCTGCCCAGCCAGGACAACGTGGATGACCTGGTGCTCGACCTGCTCGATCAACTGACCAGGCCCACCCTGGAATCCTAA